The nucleotide sequence TAACACAAGAAAAGACAAAGTGCTGACCACTGACAATCTGACAGTCCATCAGATAACAGCTCACATCTCATTCATTCAGAAAATCCCCATGACAGAGCCACAAATGACACATGAGAGTTACCACAACAGAGGAAATGATGTCATCTGACTGTTGGCAAAGGCAACTTAATTGTTTTCTTTAGAAATCAGGATGATGATATTCCATGTTAAACATGTGACAAATCCTGTGACCCTTTAATAAACTAGTTAGTTCTCTAATATGATATCTTACCTAGGAAGCCTGTTAGAAAAACGTGCAAAGTCTTCCACAGCTGACAACCTGATATGTCAAAATGCCCTAAAGGACTATGTGAATGGATTCCTAGTGGAATTTCTGCCATAATTCAGGAATCAGTCCTACATGATCCTATTGGGATTTTCCCCCTCAAATAAACTGTTGTAATTACCCCTAGGATAAAATGTGATATATGGGATTAGGAAAgtaatttaaagaaaatcttTTAGGATTGCTGAGATTCCCCAACATTATTCCAATACAATTCTACAAAAGacttgctttgctttgctttatgacagaaatagattctgtataaacttttgaaaggtgtTCAATCCACTATGATGAACCCAATCCTTACTTTGGTCAAACAAGAAAACTAAAGACTCTGACAGGAATTTGCATCCTTCATTATACCATAAATCCCATTTGATGTAAATACTGTAAGTATAAAcataatgatttctaaaaaaaaaaaaaaaaaaaaaaaaaaaaaaaaaaaaaaaaaggtgtgtcTAAACTGACCGGTGTTATTGATCCCGCATTTATGTCCGGCCACCTGATGAGAGAAGGGCACACATCCATCCAGGAGCACCTGCTTTACTGTCccattcttattattttccagTTTTTCCAACTTTCGGAATGATGAATCCATGATTTGACCATCTGCAGACCTGCTCGGCGACAACTTATCCAAGTTTAACGGAAGCTGGCAAAACTTCTGTCAATCATTTTCCATATTTGACAGTTTGACAGTCTAAAAGAACATAAATATGttcattaaaactttaaatgtcTCATTCATCTGACCACAATGCGCTTCTGGAGCTCCGAATGTTTTCGTTCATTCACTCGCATATGTGTCCGTAGTTTTAATCTACACTGAAGCGCGACGCGTCGTTCAGGTTGCTAAATGCTGAGTGACGTAAGCACGCAGTTGACCAATCAAAGTTGGCGTTCGCAAAGGTTGCGTTCGTGTGCGACGCGTCAATCTGGTTAATGAATGAGTAGTGACGTAAGCACGCGGTCCACCAATCCAAGTTGGCGTTCTCACAAGCTGCGTTCTAGCGTTCCGTCTGCGCTAACCCTATTTACAgatgaaatcaaaagtttacatacacctcgcaGAATCTGCATTCGCTTGAttcttacagtttttttcaattgctAACAAGCATTTACCAATACTTAAAGTACGTTTTCTAAACTCTTAACACAGCAACACACCTACATCACACAAATAACCAAATAGTTCATTTTGTGACCCAAACcactttttgttaaataaatacaaactctacatttcaaaatgctgaatttctACATATACTAACTCtttcaaaacacagcaaacctaaaaataaacctaaaaaatagagtcattcagtcaaaacattACCACTAGTTTCTATCCAACAGAAACATATAGTCATAGTACAGTGACTGTCAAAATACTAACAATTGGTGGCTTTACAAAAACTGCATTGCTTGTGGTGTTTCAGTTCTACCTGCATATAATagacaatataaaaatgaatatttttttctgtaatttagcCTTCAGTTTACCTTCAACTGAAACCCGTTTAACATTAAGTGttgaatgtgtttgttcttGGCAACATACTAATGAATGAGTCAATGAGTCACTTTATAGAATGTACAAGAGAAAATCCAACATACATGGCCTTTGGTTACTATATGCAAACTTGTTTCCGTCAcagtataagaaaaataaaataaaaacagtaatcttttgatctcacaattcagacttctactggaattgtgaatttacatcttgcaattcagactttatcagaattttgagatactgtattgcaaaaagaaaaaaaatcagaattgtgagatacaaaagtCAAATTACCCTTTATATTCTATGGCAGAAATAAGCTTCCATAGGTTTCACATGtgtaaaggggaaaaaaaccaaacaaacaaacataaaaatgcacagtcCAACACATTCTTACTCCTCTCTCCTAACTCCTCTCCCTCTGCCAGGcattattttttctctctctgattttttgtgttgttctgcaTCCACAAAACCAAATCAAAGAGGTCTTTTTTACTCTatgttgttgatgtaatggaaaGAGCTTCAACACCTGACTATTCCTCAAACTGAGAATGGAATCagcttttctaaatattttttctaaatattacatcttgttacttaaaggtgctaatcagttgttacagtattttatatagagagaattttttcaatacttttgagctgttgttgttgcagaagtagaagcttAATACTATATTTAAGGTTTGGAACATTAGGTCTTCATTTCTGACATGCTGTGTTTAAGCATTTGTGAATAAGACTAAAAAGATCcatgattttggttttgggtaagcattgtatgaaaagaaaatgtaagcattttagaaacatgataattgattgcatattgtgtgaaaacaacacaaattgtgTTAATGGTATGGTCACAACAGACGGATATTTGTGCtaattgtgtttagagttttgaaaaTATGACTAGAGATTGGAAAAAAGGATGTTagcaactgaaaaaaactgCAATACTTAGTTGTAGTCTGAATTatcaacagctgtttttttagtgatagttgcgCATAAGTCATAAGTATTTGAACCCtctctaacaatgactgtatgattttgagatccatcttttcacactgaggacaactgagggactcatatgcaactattacagaaggttcaaacactcactgatgcttcagaagaaaagatgatgcattaagagccggaggtgtaaacttttgatcagaatgaagatgtgtacatttttcttattttgcacttcagaagctacagaagacaaaataatttaccctgatcttcaaattcaaaaagttttcacccctgaatttaatgcatgttttttccttctgaaacatAGGTGAGTGCTTGGACCTTTAGCAAATTAACGTCTCACAAAGTTAGTttgaaattgtttatttaacatcAAACTTGTCCAGTGCACTTTTCTGAgagaaaatacaataatttcaCAGAAAAGACAAGCTCATCAAAACATGATTTTGCGCCATGTAACGTTTTGTTCTGTTATAGAAATAGATCTAATCATTCCACAAGTTCATCTTTCTGAATAGCAAAAGCCAAAATACTCCAAATTAGATTTCAAATGACATAAAACAGTACCTTTCCGATTTTGTTACTACTATGattcaaaatatatagatatagtaTATTATTGGAGATGccactttaaatacatttaatgtcaGTGATCAGTTAAGGTTACATGTGAAGTTTAAATAGGCAACACATGGGAAGAAAACATGAGAAGATGGCCATTTGGTTTTGATACACATTCCACATTCATATTTCTctctcaaaacaaacaagattcAGTTCAGACTCAGACTAATGTGTTTTTTCAATTCAAGTTTTTGTCTACAATAATACGACCAGTGTTTAAGCACAGAAACGTGTTTAGGAGAGTTTGGCTAAACCAGAACACATCCTAAGGAGATAAAAAGAGAAAACCTATGTATTGCTTAACAACCACCCAGATATAGTACTGTCTGAAAACAGATCACTGAAACCTTTCAAGTACACAGTATATGATTAAGCACACATACACAGGATAATAGAATCACACATTTAGTCAAATTTGCCCTGATCACACATGTAAAGGTAAAGTAAAGACACACTAATCTCTATCGCTGAGAAAGGACTGGAATGAACTGTGGAAATGCTCATGCCTCCTTGCGTTTAATGATCAGAGGACCAACATTGTCTCCAGTTTCCTGATTGTGTTTAGCATGTGCACCATCACAGTATGGAAACTGTAAGAGAGCAGAGAAAACAATTTCATTAAAGTTTGATGTCACTGATGctaaaaacaactgaaatgtCATGTGACCAAAAAGTGACCCCACATTAAGTGGCCAACCAGCATCAGTTACTTTGCTTCAGAATGTCAGTAGGTCATCAGAGGCCTTTTgtctactttttttaaatgctgtgaATTTGGACATACTATTGTTCACATGCTGTGTTTGCCTGCtacagtttaagtcaaaagtttacatacaccttgcagaatctgcaaaatgttaattattttaccaaaataagagggatcatacaaaacgcatgttatttttttatttagtactggcctcaataagatatttcacataaaagatgtttacatatagtccacacaaGAAAATaacttgaatttataaaaatgacgcTGTTCaaaacacttgattcttaatactgtgttgttacctgaatgatccacagctgtgtttttttcttttcttttttgtgtagtgatagttgttcatgagtcccttgtttgtcctgaacagttaaactaatTGCTGTCctgcagaaaaatccttcagatcccacaaattctttggtttttcagcatttttgtgtatttgaaccctttccaacaatgactgtatgattttgagatccatcttttcacactgaggacaactgagggactcatatgcaactattacagaagattcaaaagctcactgatgctttagaaggaaatacactgcattaagagctgggggtgaaaactttttgaatttgaaggtcagggtcaatttaatttattttgtcttctgggaaacatgtaagtatcttctgtagcttctgaagggcagaactaaatgaaaaaaatatgatatttaggcaaaataagaaaaatgtacacatcctcattctgttcaaaagtttacatccctggctcttaatgcatcgttttctttctgaagcatcagtgagcatttgaaccttctgtaatagttgcatatgagtccctcagtgtgaaaagatggatctcaaaataatacagtcattgttgaaaagggtttaaatacataaaaatgctgaaaaaccaaagaatttgaaatatataaagaatctgaagaacagcaagcagttgaactgctcaggacaaacaagggactcatgaacaaccatcactaaacaaaaaaaagctgtggagaatcaagtgtatgtaagcttttgaacagggtcaattttataaattcaactattattttctcctgtggactatatgtaactgtcttttatttgaaatatcttattcaggtcagaactaaataaaaaataacatgcattttgtatgatccctcattttggtcaaataattaacattttgcagattctgcaaggtgtatgtgaacttttgacttGAACTGTAATTTCGGATGCAGCCAAGAGTCAGCAAGTCACCTGTCGCAGGGTCAATGGCAGTTGAATCCGCCCCTGCAATACGTGACTAGAAAGCTCTGCCTGAGTTAGATGGGAATGCTAAAAGACAGGTTCAAGGTACACACCTCCTTGAATCAATCACACCCAACTGTACATGTATTATATGTACACAACAAACATTTCTCCTGATTTCATGGAGGTTAGTTTCAGATTCTGGCATCTGCGAAACACTTAATTTCGATATATATCAATATACTGTGATTTGAACTGCCATTAGAAAATGTACAGCTACAAATAAACCTAATTTTTAATCAAGCTCTTTCTCACCTTTTTGGATCTCCAGCATCTACAGTACACAGCTTTGTCGCCCAGGTCctcaatgtcaaatgcatgTACCACTTTGGGGTTGTCTTTCTGCAGATCAAGGTTGACCTTTGGCTTCACACATTTGCTTTTGCTGAAAAATGTCTTGTAGATTAGGATTCCCACTGCTGCAGCTCCAAATGTCACAGACACTGCAGTGATGATCTCAGCTGGAGAAGGACAGAAAACATCTTGCCATATAAAGCGTCTTACTCCAGTAAAATCACAATGACAAATCTAAAACATTGTGTAATCATAGGAACTAAGTCCATGATAGTTATAAATGACCTATTTTAGATGGtagtgtaataaaaaaaaattgaatttacgttatttaaatataaaaacaaatcataaataaaatatataaatacttaaaaatatcataaaatattaatattgttactTAAATTATTCAGACAATTAATAAgacatgtttattattttacctttCTCTGTGACTCCAATAATATCACAATGACATATCTACTGCTTGCACCATTAAACGTTGAAACTGCATTAGACAGATAATCATAGTAACTAAATCCATGtccatatatttaatttataaaaacctGATACGAAGAGAGACAGTCTATTAGATTCTCAACGATACAGCGAGCAAACGAGAACAAATAGAGACATCAAGAGACGCTCACTTAGATATAACAACCTGCTGATGTGTGTGTGAaccacatttttaatatttcagtttagttGAGCAGTTTCTCCTAAactactgctaaattctgaccATAAACACATACAGAGTGAGCAAAATAGCACATTTGTTTTTACCAAACGCcttcatataaaatgtttaatggaGATGTTTACCTTTATGGAAGGAGTTGGACGCGCTcatgattaattattattgtttgtaatattaagattattttttgcTCATAATTTAAAGATCCTCAATCGTCCTCAAGGCCAAGTGCAGAGCTCAAGTTGATTAACCGTGCGCAGCATTTACGCAGAATGACAGTCGTTACACAaaaaaggacttttattttgacgttACGGTTGTCGTCAGTCAGCATGTGGTCGGTGAAAGTTGAACTGTGACTTATTATAAAGCCTTCAgactacaagaaaaaaaaaagtctgtttttttttttactgtgcaaCAAAGATTTATATGAAAGCATTTATTACTTAGTGATATAAATGatctaaaacagtttaaaatcaattcatattatattttcatacagtggaaattgtttgttttaaatacagtgcttcaaaaatatttgcaatACTATATTTATAGT is from Labeo rohita strain BAU-BD-2019 chromosome 13, IGBB_LRoh.1.0, whole genome shotgun sequence and encodes:
- the cisd1 gene encoding CDGSH iron-sulfur domain-containing protein 1; this translates as MSASNSFHKAEIITAVSVTFGAAAVGILIYKTFFSKSKCVKPKVNLDLQKDNPKVVHAFDIEDLGDKAVYCRCWRSKKFPYCDGAHAKHNQETGDNVGPLIIKRKEA